A single region of the Oryzias latipes chromosome 21, ASM223467v1 genome encodes:
- the sucla2 gene encoding succinate--CoA ligase [ADP-forming] subunit beta, mitochondrial gives MATSLICGCLTASLRSSGTRNTISTASKVLGGSAGLFGSHGSQLQPPHLQQQQRNLSLHEYMSIGLLKEAGISVPSGMVASSAEEAYNVAKQIGTKDLVVKAQVLAGGRGKGTFEGGLKGGVRIVYSPEEVRDISSQMIGRKLFTKQTGEAGRICNQVFVCERRYPRREYYFAITMERSFQGPVLIGSSQGGVNIEDVAAENPDAIVKEPVDIVEGIKMEQAVKVAQKMGFPPALVNEAAENMIKLYNLFIKYDASMVEINPMVEDSSGTVMCMDAKINFDSNAAYRQKKVFEMRDWSQEDPRDHQAATADLNYIGLDGTIGCLVNGAGLAMATMDIIKLHGGTPANFLDVGGGATAHQVTEAFKLITSDKKVQAILVNIFGGIMRCDVIAQGIIMAVRDLDLKIPIVVRLQGTRVDDAKALIASSPLKILACDDLDEAAKMVVKLSEIVSLAKEAQVDITFQLPI, from the exons GTTCTCGGTGGATCTGCGGGTCTGTTTGGTAGCCATGGGTCCCAGCTGCAGCCCCCCcacctccagcagcagcagaggaaccTCTCCCTACACGAGTACATGAGCATTGGCCTCCTCAAAGAGGCCGGCATCTCTGTGCCCAGCGGCATGGTGGCCAGCTCCGCAGAAGAAGCTTACAATGTGGCAAAACAGATTG GTACGAAGGATTTGGTGGTGAAAGCTCAGGTGCTGGCTGGTGGCAGAGGGAAGGGGACATTTGAGGGTGGGCTGAAGGGCGGAGTCAGGATCGTCTACTC GCCGGAGGAGGTCCGAGATATTTCATCCCAGATGATCGGGCGAAAGCTGTTCACCAAGCAGACCGGAGAGGCAGGCCGAATCTGCAACCAGGTGTTTGTGTGCGAGCGCAGGTATCCACGCAGAGAGTACTACTTCGCCATCACCATGGAGAGATCCTTTCAG GGTCCTGTGCTGATTGGCAGCTCGCAAGGGGGGGTCAACATTGAAGACGTTGCTGCAGAAAATCCAGACGCTATCGTCAAAGAGCCTGTTGACATTGTGGAGGGCATAAAGATGGAGCAGGCTGTTAAG GTGGCCCAGAAGATGGGCTTCCCTCCTGCGCTGGTCAACGAGGCAGCGGAGAACATGATCAAACTCTACAATCTGTTCATCAAGTACGACGCCTCCATGGTGGAGATTAACCCCATGGTGGAGGACTCCTCCGGCACTG tGATGTGCATGGATGCAAAGATCAACTTTGACTCCAACGCAGCATATCGACAGAAAAAGGTCTTTGAGATGAGGGACTGGTCTCAGGAGGACCCCCGAGACCATCAGGCCGCCACAGCTGACCTTAACTACATCGGATTGGATGGAACCATCGGCTGTCTGG TAAACGGGGCAGGTCTGGCCATGGCGACTATGGACATCATCAAGCTGCACGGTGGCACTCCAGCCAACTTCTTAGACGTCGGGGGCGGAGCCACAGCACATCAGGTGACCGAGGCTTTCAAACTCATCACCTCTGACAAGAAG GTTCAGGCCATCCTGGTCAACATTTTTGGAGGCATCATGAGGTGTGACGTCATTGCCCAGGGTATCATCATGGCCGTGAGAGACCTGGACCTCAAGATCCCCATAGTTGTACGGTTACAGG GCACAAGAGTGGATGATGCCAAAGCTCTGATCGCTTCCAGTCCTTTAAAGATCTTGGCCTGTGATGACTTAGATGAAGCTGCCAAAATG GTTGTAAAACTTTCAGAAATCGTCTCTTTGGCTAAAGAAGCTCAGGTGGACATCACCTTCCAGCTGCCCATCTAA